In Mycobacterium sp. 050128, one genomic interval encodes:
- a CDS encoding zinc-binding dehydrogenase gives MPKLALLTAVGGPIELAEFPLSAPAPGTAALKLRMAGICGSDLHIYRGELPLPCPYAMGHEMVGEIAELGEGLRTDATGKPLAVGDRVVAPYFWFCGECHACARGRWHACQNLMAGEYRTHEQAPHFVGAYGEYYYTSRRQPLYKVPEDIADEAVAPLNCALAQVLFALRDVRMGDSVVIQGAGGLGINAAAVARTAGAAEVIVIDKIAARLDVAADFGATHCIDASGISTAEVAERVRARTDGIGADWVLEVVGVPGVIPDGVSFLNNSGTLLEVGNVGMGRTFELDPSALVYGNKSIRGVMLYDPVTLAIGLSFLQHSSFPFGRLMPDPFHLSDINDAFASADAGLVPRGALVP, from the coding sequence ATGCCGAAACTCGCATTGTTGACCGCAGTCGGGGGGCCGATCGAGCTTGCCGAGTTTCCGTTGTCCGCACCGGCGCCGGGAACCGCCGCGCTCAAACTGCGGATGGCCGGGATCTGCGGATCCGACCTGCACATCTATCGCGGCGAGCTGCCATTGCCGTGTCCGTATGCGATGGGCCACGAAATGGTCGGCGAGATCGCCGAGCTCGGCGAGGGGCTGCGCACCGACGCGACCGGCAAACCTCTTGCCGTCGGCGATCGCGTTGTGGCGCCCTACTTTTGGTTCTGCGGTGAATGTCACGCCTGTGCGCGCGGCCGGTGGCACGCCTGCCAGAACCTGATGGCCGGCGAATACCGAACCCACGAGCAGGCGCCACACTTCGTCGGGGCCTACGGTGAGTACTACTACACCAGCCGACGACAACCGCTGTACAAGGTTCCCGAGGACATTGCTGACGAGGCCGTCGCGCCGCTCAATTGCGCACTGGCACAGGTGTTGTTCGCGCTACGCGACGTGCGGATGGGCGATAGCGTCGTGATCCAGGGCGCGGGCGGGCTGGGCATCAACGCCGCAGCCGTCGCGCGTACCGCAGGTGCCGCCGAGGTCATCGTCATCGACAAGATTGCCGCACGCCTCGATGTGGCAGCCGATTTCGGTGCCACGCACTGCATCGACGCGAGCGGCATCTCGACCGCAGAAGTCGCCGAACGGGTGCGGGCACGCACCGACGGCATCGGAGCCGATTGGGTGCTCGAGGTAGTCGGGGTGCCGGGTGTCATTCCCGACGGTGTCTCATTCCTCAACAACAGCGGCACGCTGCTCGAGGTCGGCAATGTCGGAATGGGGCGGACCTTCGAACTCGACCCGAGCGCGCTGGTCTACGGCAACAAGTCGATCCGCGGCGTGATGCTCTACGACCCGGTCACCTTGGCGATCGGCTTGTCCTTCCTGCAGCACAGCAGTTTCCCTTTCGGCCGGCTGATGCCGGATCCGTTTCACCTGAGCGACATCAACGATGCGTTTGCCTCGGCGGATGCCGGCCTGGTGCCCCGGGGGGCGTTGGTCCCATGA
- a CDS encoding lipid-transfer protein — MSRLPGSCAIVGIGQTEFSKESGRSELQLACEAVSAALDDAGLSLSDVDGMVTFTMDSSDEIDIARNVGIGDLSFFSRVHHGGGAAAGTVVHAAMAVATGVADVVVCWRAFNERSGFRFGGSGRNMSETPLFMAHYAPFGLLTPAAWVAMHAQRYMSTYGVTNEDFGRIAVVDRKHAATNPDAWFYQRPITLEDHQQSRWIVEPVLRLLDCCQESDGGVALVVTSAERARDLKQPPAIITAAAQGAAANGEMMTSYYRDDITGLPEMGVVADRLWRDSGLKPQDIQTAFIYDHFTPFVFTQLEELGFCGRGEAKDFATVERLSLGGEFPINTNGGLLGEAYIHGMNGITEGVRQVRGTSHNQVDNVEHVLVTSGTGVPTSGLILAPAG, encoded by the coding sequence ATGAGTCGCCTGCCCGGAAGTTGCGCGATCGTCGGCATCGGCCAGACCGAGTTCTCCAAGGAATCCGGGCGCAGTGAACTGCAATTGGCATGCGAGGCGGTCAGCGCCGCACTCGACGATGCGGGGCTGTCGCTTAGCGACGTCGACGGCATGGTCACCTTCACGATGGACTCCAGCGACGAGATCGACATCGCCCGCAACGTGGGCATCGGCGATCTCAGCTTCTTCTCCCGCGTGCATCACGGCGGCGGCGCGGCGGCCGGCACCGTCGTGCATGCGGCGATGGCTGTCGCGACCGGGGTCGCCGATGTGGTGGTGTGCTGGCGGGCCTTCAACGAACGTTCCGGGTTCCGGTTCGGCGGCAGCGGGCGCAACATGTCGGAGACACCGCTGTTCATGGCGCACTACGCGCCCTTCGGATTGCTCACTCCCGCGGCGTGGGTCGCGATGCACGCCCAGCGTTACATGTCGACCTACGGCGTCACCAACGAAGACTTCGGCCGCATCGCCGTCGTCGACCGCAAACACGCCGCGACCAACCCCGACGCGTGGTTCTACCAGCGCCCGATCACGTTGGAAGACCACCAGCAGTCGCGCTGGATCGTCGAACCCGTACTGCGACTGCTGGATTGCTGTCAGGAGAGCGACGGCGGTGTCGCGCTGGTGGTGACCAGTGCCGAACGGGCGCGTGACCTGAAGCAGCCGCCGGCGATCATCACGGCCGCCGCACAGGGCGCGGCCGCCAATGGGGAGATGATGACCAGCTACTACCGCGACGACATCACCGGGCTCCCGGAGATGGGTGTGGTCGCCGACCGGCTGTGGCGCGATTCGGGCCTCAAACCCCAAGACATTCAAACCGCCTTCATTTACGACCATTTCACGCCGTTCGTGTTCACCCAGCTCGAGGAACTCGGCTTCTGCGGGCGCGGCGAAGCCAAAGACTTCGCCACCGTGGAGCGACTGTCGCTGGGCGGGGAATTCCCGATCAACACCAATGGCGGGTTGCTCGGCGAGGCCTACATCCACGGGATGAACGGCATTACCGAGGGCGTGCGGCAGGTCCGCGGAACGTCACACAACCAGGTCGACAACGTCGAACACGTGTTGGTCACCTCCGGGACCGGTGTGCCGACCAGTGGCTTGATTCTCGCGCCGGCCGGGTAA
- a CDS encoding MaoC family dehydratase, producing the protein MTTTANRTTTLKWADINVGDEVSPLEIPITTTMIVAGAIASRDFMPVHHDVEYAKKQGSPNLFMNILTTNGYCVRFLTDWAGPEAMVKNLSIRLGVPCFPDDPLRFTGTVTGKTEGTDGENFVEVTFRGSNSLGDHVSGTAILSLLDGAFTKAQA; encoded by the coding sequence ATGACGACGACCGCAAACCGCACCACGACCTTGAAGTGGGCCGACATCAACGTCGGGGACGAGGTCAGCCCGCTCGAAATCCCGATCACCACAACGATGATCGTGGCCGGCGCGATCGCCTCGCGTGACTTCATGCCGGTACATCACGACGTGGAATACGCGAAGAAACAGGGCTCGCCCAACCTGTTCATGAACATCCTGACCACCAACGGATATTGCGTGCGTTTTCTGACGGATTGGGCCGGCCCCGAAGCGATGGTCAAAAATCTCTCGATCCGCCTTGGCGTGCCGTGCTTCCCGGACGATCCGCTGCGCTTCACCGGCACCGTGACCGGCAAAACCGAAGGGACGGACGGAGAGAACTTCGTCGAGGTGACCTTCCGGGGGTCCAACAGCCTGGGCGATCATGTCTCGGGGACGGCGATCCTCAGCCTGCTCGACGGAGCTTTCACAAAGGCCCAAGCATGA
- a CDS encoding acyl-CoA dehydrogenase family protein — protein sequence MDFTFTEEQETVRKVARDLFVRRATPERLTELEAGETRFDPLLWQELAAVDLLGTALPESLGGNGGGFVELGVLLAEVGWSVAPVPAYATLVLGADPIARHGSREQQQRFLPGVIAGTRILTAGLAEPGRSDPLRPVTKAVRDGQNWRLDGAKELVPAAQLADTVLVPATTDDGRVSLFLLPSDAPGVEIRPVATTSREPHADVFLCGATVSDADRLEGTIESLHTRALIGLCAIQLGVTERALRIAAEYTSGREQFGRPIGSFQAVQQRLADAFIDVEAIRWTTWHAAWLIANGRPLKAARRAARIAKFWAADAGARVASAAQQVHGGIGIDITYPLHRYFLWAKHNELTLGPATAQLAGIGSTY from the coding sequence ATGGATTTCACCTTCACCGAAGAACAAGAGACCGTCCGCAAGGTGGCCCGCGACCTGTTTGTCCGCCGCGCCACCCCGGAGCGACTGACCGAGCTCGAAGCCGGCGAGACCCGCTTCGACCCCTTGCTCTGGCAAGAACTCGCGGCCGTCGACCTGCTGGGCACCGCGTTGCCGGAGTCGTTGGGAGGTAACGGCGGCGGCTTCGTGGAACTCGGCGTGTTGCTGGCCGAGGTCGGGTGGAGCGTGGCCCCGGTGCCGGCCTACGCGACCCTGGTGCTGGGCGCGGACCCGATCGCCCGCCACGGTAGTCGCGAGCAACAACAGCGGTTCCTGCCCGGCGTCATCGCCGGAACTCGCATCCTCACCGCCGGGCTGGCCGAACCCGGCCGTTCCGACCCGCTCAGGCCTGTCACCAAAGCCGTTCGCGACGGCCAGAACTGGCGCCTGGACGGGGCCAAGGAACTGGTGCCGGCGGCCCAGCTTGCCGACACCGTGTTGGTGCCCGCCACCACCGACGACGGGCGGGTGAGCCTGTTCCTGCTGCCCAGCGACGCCCCGGGCGTCGAGATTCGACCGGTAGCCACCACCAGCCGAGAACCGCATGCAGACGTATTCCTCTGCGGTGCGACAGTTTCCGATGCTGACCGGCTGGAGGGCACAATCGAATCGCTGCACACCCGGGCGCTGATCGGGCTGTGTGCGATCCAGCTTGGCGTCACCGAGCGGGCTCTGCGGATCGCCGCTGAATACACCAGTGGCCGTGAACAATTCGGACGACCGATCGGCAGCTTCCAGGCCGTGCAGCAGCGACTGGCCGACGCCTTCATCGACGTCGAAGCGATCCGCTGGACCACCTGGCATGCGGCCTGGCTGATCGCGAACGGACGCCCCTTGAAAGCGGCGCGCCGGGCGGCCCGCATCGCGAAATTCTGGGCCGCCGACGCCGGTGCTCGCGTTGCGTCGGCCGCCCAGCAGGTTCATGGCGGCATCGGGATCGACATCACCTATCCCCTGCACCGTTATTTCCTCTGGGCCAAGCACAACGAACTCACTCTTGGTCCCGCCACCGCGCAGCTGGCCGGTATCGGCAGCACCTATTGA
- a CDS encoding Zn-ribbon domain-containing OB-fold protein produces MSTRLAPAISPDTEFFWNGLREHKLLIQRCKGCATLRNPARPMCPHCRSLEWEAIESSGRGTVYSYVMPHEPKFPFFEYPYIVVLVELAEGVRLVSNLCDIDPADVTVGMPVEVFYRSFDGPGSEGLVLHQFRPSS; encoded by the coding sequence ATGAGCACCCGCCTGGCACCGGCGATCAGTCCGGACACCGAGTTCTTCTGGAACGGGCTGCGCGAGCACAAGCTGCTGATCCAGCGCTGCAAGGGATGCGCAACGCTGCGCAATCCGGCACGGCCCATGTGCCCCCACTGCCGTTCGCTGGAGTGGGAGGCCATCGAATCGTCGGGCCGCGGCACCGTCTACAGCTACGTGATGCCGCACGAACCCAAGTTTCCCTTCTTCGAGTACCCCTACATCGTGGTGCTGGTGGAGCTCGCCGAGGGCGTGCGGCTGGTATCGAATCTCTGTGACATCGACCCGGCGGACGTCACCGTCGGAATGCCGGTCGAGGTCTTCTACCGGTCCTTCGACGGTCCCGGTTCGGAAGGTCTTGTGCTGCACCAGTTCCGGCCGAGCAGCTAG
- a CDS encoding MaoC family dehydratase: MTNHDPEFLAKLRGLVNKPTGGSGKPTVAPDPVNQPMIRHWAYALDDMNPVYLDPEFAAASRFGGIVSPPVMLQTWTMPSPKLEGIGERGGAPMEITNNPTAFLDEAGYSSTVATNSEFEIERYPRLGDVISATSVFEEVSDEKKTAKGSGFFLTWVITYSDQNGEVLGRQRFRVLRFKPENS, from the coding sequence GTGACCAACCACGATCCCGAGTTCCTCGCCAAGTTGCGGGGGCTCGTGAACAAGCCGACCGGGGGGAGCGGAAAGCCCACGGTGGCACCGGATCCGGTGAATCAGCCGATGATCCGGCATTGGGCGTACGCGCTGGACGACATGAACCCGGTGTACCTCGATCCGGAGTTCGCGGCAGCCTCGCGGTTCGGCGGCATCGTGTCGCCGCCGGTCATGCTGCAGACCTGGACGATGCCGTCGCCCAAGCTGGAGGGGATCGGCGAGCGCGGCGGGGCACCGATGGAGATCACGAACAACCCCACGGCGTTCCTGGACGAAGCCGGATACAGCAGCACGGTCGCGACCAACTCGGAATTCGAGATCGAACGCTATCCCCGGCTGGGCGACGTGATCAGCGCGACGTCGGTGTTCGAGGAAGTCTCCGACGAGAAGAAGACCGCGAAAGGGTCCGGCTTCTTCCTGACCTGGGTGATCACGTATTCCGATCAAAACGGCGAAGTGCTGGGCCGGCAACGATTCCGGGTACTGCGTTTCAAGCCGGAGAACTCATGA
- a CDS encoding acyl-CoA dehydrogenase family protein → MHLEYTPEQEKLRAEFRATLEEVMTPERTDAIKDRVEGGPEVRECVRALAEANLLGVGWPKEYGGRGFSAIEQFIFSEEARRVDAPIPLVTLNTVGPTLMQCGTEEQKQKFLPSILDGSVEFAIGYSEPGAGSDLASVCTTAVRDGDEYVINGQKMFTSGAAYADYIWLAARTDPNAKKHKGISILIVPTSSPGFSWQPLPTMPGVSTFYTFYDNVRVPASALVGGENQGWQLITTQLNFERAALGNLGALEPLFEKTLDWARTTQLDDGQVIDQPWVRQTLARVEAQVAAYKLVNVRVNAAMTKGVLNMGEASAAKVFGTELTQQVARQLLEVLDHNGVRTGNDAPLRGALESAYRFAVINTFGGGANEIQRDIIAMAGLGMPRAPRDLRAPQPAQEQSGGSSK, encoded by the coding sequence ATGCACCTCGAGTACACACCGGAGCAGGAAAAGCTGCGCGCCGAGTTCCGCGCCACACTGGAAGAGGTGATGACGCCCGAGCGCACCGACGCGATCAAGGACCGCGTCGAGGGCGGTCCGGAGGTGCGGGAGTGCGTGCGCGCCCTGGCCGAGGCGAACCTGCTCGGCGTGGGCTGGCCCAAAGAGTATGGCGGACGCGGCTTCTCGGCGATCGAGCAATTCATCTTCTCCGAGGAGGCGCGCCGGGTCGACGCTCCGATCCCGCTGGTGACGCTTAACACGGTCGGACCGACCCTGATGCAGTGCGGTACCGAGGAACAGAAACAGAAGTTCCTGCCGTCAATTCTCGACGGCAGCGTCGAATTCGCGATCGGCTATTCCGAGCCGGGAGCCGGCAGCGACCTGGCGTCGGTATGCACGACCGCGGTGCGCGACGGTGACGAGTACGTGATCAACGGACAGAAGATGTTCACCAGCGGCGCCGCGTACGCCGACTACATCTGGCTGGCGGCGCGCACCGATCCGAATGCCAAGAAACACAAAGGGATTTCCATCCTCATCGTGCCCACCTCGTCACCCGGATTCTCCTGGCAGCCGCTGCCGACCATGCCCGGTGTCTCCACCTTCTACACGTTCTACGACAACGTGCGGGTCCCGGCGAGCGCGCTGGTCGGCGGCGAGAACCAGGGCTGGCAACTGATCACCACGCAGCTGAATTTCGAACGCGCGGCCCTGGGTAACCTCGGCGCACTCGAGCCGCTCTTCGAGAAGACCCTGGACTGGGCCCGCACCACGCAGCTCGACGACGGGCAGGTGATCGACCAGCCGTGGGTTCGGCAGACACTGGCCCGGGTCGAGGCGCAGGTTGCCGCGTACAAACTGGTGAACGTGCGGGTGAACGCGGCGATGACGAAGGGCGTGCTCAACATGGGCGAGGCCTCGGCTGCCAAGGTGTTCGGCACCGAACTCACCCAGCAGGTCGCCCGCCAACTGCTGGAGGTGCTCGACCACAACGGAGTACGCACGGGCAACGACGCGCCACTACGCGGGGCGCTGGAGTCCGCGTACCGGTTCGCGGTCATCAACACGTTCGGCGGCGGGGCCAACGAAATTCAGCGTGACATCATCGCCATGGCGGGATTGGGCATGCCTCGAGCACCACGTGACCTGCGGGCGCCCCAACCTGCTCAGGAACAGTCAGGAGGATCCAGCAAGTGA
- a CDS encoding cytochrome P450 — protein sequence MQTTVPLHSPDFYAGDPYPAYRELRATAPVCWNDVTNFWALLKYEDIRFVSSNPALFTSTKGISIPDPQIPDPVQLGGLIFTDPPRHRQMRKLINSGFSRRRVSVLEGKIREIVAGILDGVEPGSVHEFAEQIAAPLPTRMIAELIGAPPDDWEQFRAWSDAATGTADPEIELDPMVAAGQLYEYFQQLIAARRIQPRDDLLSVLAGAEIDEQRLTDEDLLNFAFLLLVAGNETTRNLIALGTLALITHPDQHRLLVEDRTLIPLAVEEMLRWNSPVVHMARTATADVEIRGQQIRAGEVVVMLYGSANRDEDIFGSDSEEFKVTRHPNPHIAFGCGEHSCIGAQLARLEATVMFDELLRRFPTIELAGEVDRMRATMVPGVKRMPVRLGMSG from the coding sequence GTGCAGACCACTGTCCCACTGCATTCACCCGACTTCTACGCGGGCGATCCCTATCCGGCGTACCGGGAGCTGCGCGCGACGGCACCGGTGTGCTGGAACGACGTCACCAACTTCTGGGCGCTGCTGAAATACGAGGACATCCGCTTTGTGTCGAGCAACCCGGCCCTGTTCACCTCCACCAAAGGCATCAGCATCCCCGACCCGCAGATTCCCGACCCGGTGCAGCTGGGCGGCCTCATCTTCACCGACCCGCCGCGCCACCGGCAGATGCGCAAGTTGATCAACTCGGGATTCAGCCGGCGCCGGGTTTCGGTGCTCGAGGGAAAGATCCGTGAGATCGTGGCGGGCATCCTCGACGGCGTTGAGCCGGGTTCGGTCCACGAGTTCGCCGAACAGATTGCCGCACCGCTGCCCACCCGGATGATCGCCGAGCTCATCGGCGCCCCGCCCGACGACTGGGAGCAGTTCCGGGCCTGGTCGGATGCGGCCACCGGCACGGCCGATCCGGAGATCGAGCTCGACCCGATGGTGGCGGCCGGGCAACTCTACGAGTACTTCCAGCAGCTGATCGCCGCCAGGCGCATACAACCGCGCGACGACTTGCTGTCGGTGTTGGCCGGCGCCGAGATCGACGAGCAACGGCTCACCGACGAAGACCTGCTCAACTTCGCGTTCCTGCTACTGGTGGCCGGAAACGAGACCACCCGGAATTTGATCGCGCTGGGCACGCTGGCGCTGATCACGCATCCCGACCAGCACCGCCTGCTGGTCGAGGACCGGACGCTGATCCCGCTGGCCGTCGAAGAGATGTTGCGGTGGAACAGCCCGGTGGTCCATATGGCCCGCACCGCCACGGCCGACGTCGAGATTCGCGGTCAGCAGATCCGCGCCGGCGAGGTGGTGGTGATGCTGTACGGCTCGGCGAACCGGGACGAGGACATATTCGGTTCCGACTCAGAGGAATTCAAAGTGACCCGGCATCCGAACCCGCACATCGCGTTCGGGTGCGGTGAGCATTCCTGCATCGGCGCGCAATTGGCGCGCCTGGAGGCAACCGTGATGTTCGACGAGCTGCTGCGGCGCTTCCCTACGATCGAGCTGGCGGGTGAGGTCGATCGAATGCGGGCCACGATGGTGCCCGGGGTGAAGCGCATGCCGGTGCGACTCGGGATGAGCGGCTGA
- a CDS encoding aldehyde dehydrogenase family protein → MTELQTPKTLVDTYQLYIDGNWVEPADGRYEDISPASEQVIANAPDASVAQVGDAIAAARRAFDSGPWGTMSAEQRAGCLSQLGDALMKHADDFFALSQVEWGCIANERMMQIDGAGFMSMYAAQLATQLTDQEVSGMGAGTTVLRHQPLGVVSVLTPWNFPHCLNVMKLNHALAAGNTVVLKPSPLTPLAGLALARIIDEYTDIPPGVVNVVTPSGVEAAKLLTTDPRIDMVSFTGSSVVGRQVMSAAGDTMKRLLLELGGKSASIVLDDTEITDEMLQQMLFDGCSLHAGQACILHSRLLLPDSLHDEVVDRLAALAGAVKVGDPTDPDVQMGPLISAAQRDRVEAHVAGARSEGAKVVTGGRRPPGLHSGFYFEPTILTGVEPNSTIAQEEVFGPVMTVLRYRDEEDAIAIANNSQYGLSGAVWGADVDRAARVARRIRTGQVAVNGCSPGGAPFGGFKLSGLGREGGGLIGVHQYMEQMAIGVPA, encoded by the coding sequence ATGACCGAGCTACAAACTCCGAAAACGCTTGTCGACACCTACCAGCTGTATATCGACGGTAACTGGGTCGAGCCGGCCGACGGTCGCTACGAGGACATCTCCCCGGCCAGTGAGCAGGTGATCGCGAACGCACCCGACGCGAGCGTCGCACAGGTCGGCGACGCGATCGCGGCCGCGCGGCGTGCCTTCGACAGCGGACCGTGGGGCACGATGAGCGCCGAGCAGCGCGCCGGGTGTCTCAGTCAGCTCGGCGATGCGCTGATGAAACACGCCGACGACTTCTTCGCGCTCTCGCAAGTGGAGTGGGGCTGCATCGCCAACGAGCGGATGATGCAGATCGACGGCGCCGGGTTCATGTCCATGTACGCCGCCCAGCTCGCCACCCAGCTGACCGACCAAGAGGTCAGCGGGATGGGCGCGGGAACCACGGTGCTGCGCCATCAGCCGCTGGGCGTGGTCTCCGTGCTGACGCCGTGGAACTTCCCGCACTGCCTCAACGTGATGAAGCTCAACCATGCCCTTGCCGCGGGAAACACGGTCGTGCTCAAGCCGTCACCGCTGACGCCCTTGGCCGGACTTGCCCTCGCGCGGATCATCGACGAATACACCGACATACCACCGGGTGTCGTCAACGTGGTCACGCCGTCGGGCGTCGAGGCCGCCAAGCTGCTGACCACCGATCCGCGAATCGACATGGTCAGCTTCACCGGCAGTTCGGTCGTCGGCCGCCAGGTGATGTCCGCCGCCGGGGACACGATGAAGAGGCTTCTGCTCGAGCTCGGTGGCAAGTCGGCGAGCATCGTTCTCGACGACACCGAGATCACCGACGAGATGCTGCAGCAGATGCTGTTCGACGGCTGCTCGCTGCACGCCGGGCAGGCCTGCATCCTGCACAGCCGGCTGCTGCTTCCCGATTCGCTGCACGACGAGGTGGTCGATCGGCTGGCCGCATTGGCGGGGGCGGTCAAGGTCGGCGACCCCACCGATCCCGACGTGCAGATGGGTCCGCTGATCAGCGCCGCGCAACGGGATCGGGTCGAGGCGCACGTGGCCGGCGCGCGCAGCGAGGGGGCCAAAGTGGTGACCGGCGGGCGTCGTCCGCCCGGCCTGCACTCCGGTTTCTACTTCGAGCCCACGATCCTGACCGGTGTCGAGCCGAATTCGACTATCGCGCAAGAGGAAGTGTTCGGTCCGGTGATGACGGTGCTGCGCTACCGCGACGAGGAGGATGCGATCGCGATCGCGAACAACTCGCAGTACGGGCTCTCCGGCGCGGTGTGGGGTGCCGACGTGGATCGCGCTGCCCGCGTCGCGCGTCGCATCCGGACCGGGCAGGTCGCCGTCAACGGCTGCAGCCCGGGTGGCGCGCCGTTCGGCGGCTTCAAACTGAGCGGACTGGGCCGCGAGGGCGGTGGCCTCATCGGCGTCCATCAATACATGGAACAGATGGCCATCGGGGTTCCCGCGTGA